In the Thermodesulfovibrio yellowstonii DSM 11347 genome, one interval contains:
- a CDS encoding flagellar GTP-binding protein, with amino-acid sequence MKIKKFQGRTFKEVLETVKKEMGPNAVILSTSSKKEPLSNNSFIEITAAIDEEETFTAQETLGHRLQTEDSWKFDHGVFKEIEKLKAEVSLLRESITKLFPSLDDISKRGLYNFLIKNNVEPYLALMLLEKANDMNELRMAIENELKTCRNNFDEEKGYIFYGLPGVGKTTTIFKIGQSLKDNNKKIMLISLDQRISSVAYIKEVALKLKCEAKFINEPKELYKIMHKEIDKKNLLIDTPGDVNISLAGELKNLLKDMPIKKCLIMDASMSMQSSFKILKTMDTASVDCIGFSKIDLAQTYGNLYNLSVLSGKPVSFITSGAYGEPQVKVLPPDTITNLIVGGVCAN; translated from the coding sequence ATGAAAATAAAAAAGTTTCAGGGTAGAACTTTTAAAGAAGTTTTAGAAACAGTTAAAAAAGAGATGGGACCAAATGCTGTGATTTTATCAACTTCCTCTAAAAAAGAGCCTCTTTCAAATAATTCTTTTATAGAAATTACTGCTGCCATAGATGAAGAAGAAACTTTTACTGCTCAGGAGACATTGGGGCACAGACTGCAGACTGAAGATTCATGGAAATTTGACCACGGAGTATTTAAAGAAATAGAAAAGCTTAAAGCTGAGGTAAGTCTTTTGAGAGAGAGCATTACAAAACTATTTCCTTCGCTTGATGATATTTCTAAAAGAGGACTTTATAATTTTCTGATAAAAAACAATGTTGAACCATATCTTGCATTAATGCTTCTGGAAAAAGCTAATGATATGAATGAATTAAGAATGGCTATTGAAAATGAATTAAAAACCTGTAGGAATAATTTTGATGAAGAAAAGGGATACATTTTTTATGGACTTCCTGGAGTTGGAAAAACAACTACAATTTTTAAAATAGGACAAAGTTTAAAAGACAATAACAAGAAGATAATGCTTATTTCTCTTGACCAGAGAATTTCATCTGTGGCTTATATAAAAGAAGTAGCATTAAAGCTAAAATGTGAGGCAAAATTTATAAATGAACCAAAAGAACTTTATAAAATAATGCATAAAGAAATTGATAAAAAAAATTTACTTATTGATACTCCCGGAGATGTAAATATAAGTCTTGCAGGAGAACTTAAAAATCTGTTGAAGGATATGCCTATAAAAAAATGTCTTATTATGGATGCATCAATGTCAATGCAATCAAGCTTCAAGATATTAAAAACAATGGATACTGCTTCAGTTGATTGCATAGGTTTTAGTAAGATTGATTTAGCGCAAACTTATGGGAATTTATATAATCTGTCAGTTTTATCAGGGAAACCTGTAAGCTTTATTACTTCTGGGGCATATGGAGAGCCTCAAGTTAAAGTATTGCCACCTGATACGATAACGAATCTCATTGTAGGAGGAGTATGTGCAAACTAA